A window from Vigna angularis cultivar LongXiaoDou No.4 chromosome 7, ASM1680809v1, whole genome shotgun sequence encodes these proteins:
- the LOC108331452 gene encoding protein BRASSINAZOLE-RESISTANT 1 codes for MASDGATSAAAAASRRKPSWRERENNRRRERRRRAIAAKIYSGLRAMGNYNLPKHCDNNEVLKALCAEAGWCVEEDGTTYRKGCKPPLANGAGNSMRNVPFCSSQSPSPFSSSYPSPIPSYQVSPSSSSFPSPFRLDVDKDNVSNLIPYIRNASLSLPPLRISNSAPVTPPLSSPTSRNPKPIPTWESIAKESMASFNYPLFAASAPASPTHRHLYTPATIPECDESDTSTCESNQWMKFQAFGPSASTLPASPTFNLVKPLVPHRVPDNSIQEMRTSSEEFGVQVKPWVGEKIHEVALDDLELTLGSGKVRS; via the exons ATGGCCTCCGACGGAGCTACttcggcggcggcggcggcgagtAGGAGAAAGCCGTCGTGGAGGGAGAGAGAGAATAACCGAAGGAGAGAACGGAGGAGAAGAGCGATCGCGGCGAAAATATACTCTGGACTTCGAGCTATGGGGAACTATAACTTGCCGAAGCACTGCGACAACAACGAAGTTCTCAAAGCGCTTTGTGCCGAAGCTGGTTGGTGCGTCGAAGAAGACGGCACTACCTATCGTAAG GGTTGCAAGCCACCTCTGGCCAATGGTGCAGGGAACTCAATGAGAAACGTTCCCTTTTGCTCTTCTCAAAGCCCAAGTCCTTTTTCTTCGTCGTACCCCAGTCCAATTCCTTCATACCAAGTGAgtccttcttcctcctctttccCAAGCCCGTTTCGGTTAGATGTGGATAAGGATAATGTATCAAACCTCATTCCATACATTCGCAATGCGTCCCTGTCTCTTCCTCCTCTGAGGATATCAAACAGTGCCCCTGTGACGCCGCCTCTTTCATCACCTACATCAAGAAATCCAAAACCAATTCCTACATGGGAGTCTATTGCCAAAGAATCCATGGCTTCCTTTAATTACCCTCTCTTTGCAGCTTCTGCTCCTGCCAGCCCCACTCACCGTCATCTTTACACCCCGGCCACTATTCCAGAATGTGATGAGTCTGATACTTCCACCTGTGAGTCTAACCAGTGGATGAAATTCCAAGCATTTGGTCCTTCTGCATCTACGTTACCAGCTTCTCCAACTTTCAATCTTGTTAAACCTTTGGTTCCACACCGTGTGCCTGATAACTCAATCCAAGAGATGAGGACGAGTTCAGAAGAGTTTGGGGTACAGGTAAAGCCTTGGGTTGGGGAGAAAATTCATGAAGTGGCATTGGATGATTTGGAACTAACGCTTGGAAGCGGGAAGGTGCGGAGTTAG